In Campylobacter vulpis, a genomic segment contains:
- the tatA gene encoding twin-arginine translocase TatA/TatE family subunit, whose amino-acid sequence MGIGNIGVSGWIIILVIVILLFGAKKIPELAKGVGKGIKTFRSEMDNDDEPKNATKIEEKPEEKKTASEANLDEVKKA is encoded by the coding sequence ATGGGTATAGGAAATATAGGTGTTAGTGGTTGGATTATTATTTTGGTGATTGTCATTTTGCTTTTTGGAGCGAAAAAAATCCCAGAACTTGCTAAAGGCGTTGGTAAGGGCATTAAAACCTTTAGAAGTGAAATGGATAATGATGATGAGCCAAAAAATGCAACGAAAATAGAAGAAAAGCCTGAAGAGAAAAAGACTGCTAGTGAAGCAAATTTAGATGAAGTCAAAAAAGCTTAA